The following proteins are co-located in the Desulfoscipio sp. XC116 genome:
- a CDS encoding IS110 family transposase: protein MKQEDIPVVLVNPHHVRKSKELDDNSPTKNDTKDARVIGKLVLDGRYTEPKLPEGVYAELRILMNQSDRLNKDLTRSKGRIHNWLDRYFPEHTRVFKNWEGKASLITLSCFPLPQDVVNAGEEHIAKEWKKEVQRSVGLKRAQLLVRTAKKSIGITAGVNAARIELAELLEHYAMLSRQIDELMKQVEEELTLVPGAQAMLTTPCVGVKTVAGLYAEIGDLTGYAHPQQIIRHAGLSLKENSSGQHKGETTIIKRGRSRLRAILYKTVLILVPKNAKFRALHQYLTTRRDNPLKKKQSLIALCGKLVRILFKLGQKQQDYDASKVLGPYRET, encoded by the coding sequence ATGAAACAAGAAGATATCCCGGTGGTATTGGTTAATCCGCACCATGTCAGGAAAAGCAAAGAGCTTGATGACAACTCCCCTACAAAAAACGATACCAAAGACGCGCGCGTTATAGGGAAATTGGTACTAGACGGCCGGTATACCGAACCTAAGCTACCGGAAGGGGTGTATGCAGAACTTCGCATTCTGATGAACCAAAGTGATCGTCTCAACAAGGATCTGACTCGGAGCAAAGGAAGAATCCACAACTGGCTTGATCGTTACTTTCCCGAGCATACCCGGGTGTTCAAAAACTGGGAAGGAAAAGCATCACTGATCACTCTTAGTTGTTTTCCACTTCCACAGGATGTGGTCAATGCCGGCGAAGAACACATTGCAAAAGAGTGGAAAAAAGAAGTACAACGATCGGTTGGTCTCAAACGGGCTCAGCTATTGGTACGGACGGCCAAGAAATCCATTGGCATCACGGCGGGCGTCAACGCCGCTCGAATAGAGCTGGCAGAATTGTTAGAGCACTACGCTATGCTAAGCCGTCAAATAGATGAACTGATGAAGCAAGTAGAAGAGGAACTCACTTTGGTTCCGGGGGCACAGGCTATGCTCACCACGCCCTGTGTGGGAGTAAAGACCGTTGCCGGATTATATGCCGAAATCGGGGATCTCACCGGTTATGCTCATCCCCAACAAATTATCCGCCACGCAGGACTAAGCCTCAAGGAAAATAGTTCCGGTCAACATAAAGGCGAAACGACGATCATCAAGCGTGGGCGTTCACGGTTACGTGCAATTTTATACAAGACGGTACTAATATTAGTGCCTAAGAATGCTAAATTTCGGGCGTTGCATCAATACTTGACCACACGCCGGGACAACCCATTAAAGAAGAAACAGTCGCTAATTGCACTCTGTGGAAAACTGGTTCGCATTCTATTTAAACTGGGTCAAAAGCAACAGGATTATGATGCGAGTAAGGTGTTGGGACCCTATCGTGAGACATAA
- a CDS encoding DUF4367 domain-containing protein, translating into MAGKERSEMLFDALLKVAVTEAFQKELDALPSNEELNETYKPSLELDRRIKKLIYQSRRKSKIRHFAKRFAKVAVCIAIVFTFLNAVLLSVEATRNSIFNAIIAWQEKYTEVKFGESKKESQQDNVYRPTYLPEGYKETTAERYGNTFTIIYTNNAGEEILFDQRPAKSGTSLVDNENTEYTKVNISDNTAYLFKAVATDDSNVLIWQSDGLVYELTSKIDSTKLIRIGESLKK; encoded by the coding sequence ATGGCCGGCAAAGAACGAAGTGAAATGCTGTTTGATGCTCTGCTAAAAGTAGCCGTTACCGAAGCATTCCAGAAAGAATTGGACGCGCTCCCCTCTAATGAAGAATTAAATGAAACCTATAAGCCATCACTGGAACTGGACAGACGGATTAAAAAGCTTATTTATCAAAGCCGCAGAAAGTCAAAAATACGGCATTTTGCAAAGAGATTTGCTAAAGTTGCTGTCTGTATCGCTATAGTATTTACGTTTTTAAATGCTGTGCTGTTGAGCGTCGAAGCAACGAGAAATTCAATATTTAACGCTATTATTGCCTGGCAGGAAAAATATACGGAAGTGAAATTTGGTGAGTCGAAAAAAGAAAGTCAACAAGACAATGTTTACCGCCCAACTTATTTGCCGGAGGGCTATAAGGAAACAACTGCTGAAAGGTATGGCAATACATTTACGATAATATACACGAATAATGCCGGGGAGGAAATTCTATTTGACCAGCGGCCGGCGAAATCAGGAACTTCATTAGTAGACAATGAAAATACAGAGTACACAAAAGTTAACATATCAGACAATACAGCGTATTTGTTTAAGGCAGTGGCTACGGATGATTCCAATGTACTGATCTGGCAATCAGACGGCTTAGTTTATGAACTGACATCCAAAATAGATAGCACAAAATTAATACGTATCGGAGAAAGCTTGAAAAAATAA
- a CDS encoding sigma-70 family RNA polymerase sigma factor, translating into MLALITTIENKDDRYKATQIYKLYRGTMLYIANSILHEPHLAEDAVSEAFIRIIDNLEKIDTIDDRKTRAFVVIIVRNISLDLLRRQNRNQTKPLEDYIGYSEYNEPVFDDIAARDACDKIAKSIARLNKNYSDILYLKMGSEHSNKEIAKILGISQENVKMRLSRARKALKKQLKKEGDFYGRQRTK; encoded by the coding sequence ATGCTTGCACTAATAACAACAATTGAAAATAAAGACGACCGGTATAAGGCTACCCAGATTTATAAGCTTTATCGTGGGACCATGCTTTACATAGCCAACAGCATCTTACATGAACCCCATCTGGCGGAAGATGCCGTATCCGAAGCTTTTATCAGAATAATTGATAACCTGGAAAAAATTGATACAATTGACGATCGAAAAACAAGGGCATTTGTAGTTATCATAGTTAGAAATATTTCACTTGACCTATTACGAAGGCAAAACCGCAATCAAACAAAACCCCTTGAGGACTATATTGGATACTCGGAATATAACGAGCCGGTTTTTGATGATATTGCCGCAAGGGATGCCTGTGATAAAATAGCGAAATCCATAGCCAGGCTGAATAAAAATTATTCCGATATTCTGTACCTTAAAATGGGATCGGAGCATTCGAATAAGGAAATCGCTAAAATACTCGGTATCAGCCAGGAGAATGTTAAAATGCGCCTTAGCCGGGCGCGAAAGGCTTTGAAAAAACAGCTTAAAAAGGAGGGGGACTTTTATGGCCGGCAAAGAACGAAGTGA
- a CDS encoding virulence RhuM family protein, protein MNMNSEIIMYYTEDGLTKIETTFDGDTVWLSIDQMAELFQRDKSTISRHIKNIFNEGELTRNSVVANFATTAADGKTYQVDYYNLDVIISVGYRVKSLRGTQFRIWASSVLKEFMKKGFAMNDDLLKNNGGGIYFDELLERIRDIRSSEKVFWRKVLDIYATSVDYDPRTEVSTLFFKTVQNKMHWAAHGQTAAEKIYYSADADKPYMGMLSFKGEQPKQADALVAKNYCTEEELSALNSIVSAYLEFAEMQARRRIPMYMSDWIETLDGFLKLSKHEILTHAGKISAKTAELKAKEEYKKYKELYLGDVSKAEKDYIEALEDMEIKLLGGSDKK, encoded by the coding sequence ATGAATATGAACTCTGAAATCATAATGTACTATACAGAAGATGGTTTAACTAAAATAGAAACTACTTTTGACGGTGATACCGTTTGGTTATCTATTGACCAAATGGCAGAATTATTTCAGCGTGATAAGTCTACAATTTCTCGTCACATAAAAAACATATTTAATGAAGGTGAACTGACACGTAATTCAGTTGTTGCAAATTTTGCAACAACTGCAGCTGACGGTAAAACATATCAAGTAGACTACTATAATTTAGATGTAATTATTTCTGTGGGCTATCGTGTAAAATCTTTGCGAGGAACTCAGTTTAGGATTTGGGCAAGTAGCGTACTTAAAGAATTTATGAAAAAAGGCTTTGCGATGAATGATGACCTTTTAAAAAATAATGGTGGCGGAATTTATTTTGATGAATTGTTGGAGCGAATTCGTGATATTCGGTCATCAGAAAAAGTATTCTGGAGAAAAGTACTTGATATTTATGCGACAAGTGTTGACTATGACCCAAGAACAGAAGTATCGACTTTGTTTTTTAAGACGGTACAGAATAAGATGCATTGGGCAGCTCATGGGCAAACTGCAGCAGAAAAGATTTATTACTCGGCGGATGCAGATAAACCTTATATGGGAATGCTTAGTTTTAAAGGAGAACAGCCTAAACAAGCGGATGCATTAGTAGCAAAAAACTATTGTACAGAAGAGGAGTTATCTGCATTAAACAGCATAGTTTCTGCTTATCTTGAATTTGCTGAAATGCAAGCAAGAAGAAGAATACCAATGTATATGTCAGATTGGATTGAAACATTGGATGGATTTCTGAAATTGTCCAAGCATGAAATTCTAACCCATGCTGGGAAGATCAGTGCTAAGACAGCTGAACTCAAAGCAAAGGAAGAGTATAAGAAATATAAGGAGCTATATTTAGGTGATGTTTCCAAGGCGGAGAAAGACTATATAGAGGCATTAGAAGATATGGAAATTAAATTACTAGGTGGAAGCGATAAAAAATAA
- the abc-f gene encoding ribosomal protection-like ABC-F family protein, whose protein sequence is MNLIFEGLYKSYHDKMVLSNISGGISNGEKIGLIGSNGIGKTILSKILAGIDITDKGHIEYTPRNALIIYLQQSPDFQPGASVYEELYQAVSKNYGSNESVDTIVKKSLNQMEISESFWEKQATSLSGGEKTKLMLCKVLTRDFDLLILDEPTNHLDPDSAASLEKTIKRIKQSVLIISHNRYLLDQVADRIWELTAVGLKSYKGNYSAYKVQKENEDKHFAKEYEKQQLRIEQLNQVIRKRRNWLASAQKSSDYKNAARTQASALKAKEKELARLLNNKIEKPLQIPLPAFDFINKSHGQSNKLSPVIIRGNQISKAYGDQVVLEDLSFAIGRGDKIALLGDNGAGKTTLLKIICGIDQCFQGELSLDPALKIGYFSQGFEELNADETILDNVGTANKSIEDTRTLLACLLFRKNDVFKKIKQLSMGEKSRVAFARLILSGANFLVLDEPTNYLDIYAKEKIEAVLELYAGGILFVSHDIYFVQRIAAKIMLIEHGSLKLYNGNYDYYLSKRKNEYSGNTREIDLKNIRTRILKLECDLAFIGGELNGKLSDSDKKMLNEDYLRKAHELNELRQLL, encoded by the coding sequence ATGAATTTAATATTTGAGGGATTATACAAGAGTTACCATGACAAGATGGTACTTTCCAACATCAGCGGTGGAATCAGCAATGGTGAGAAGATTGGCCTTATTGGCAGCAATGGCATAGGGAAAACAATACTGTCCAAAATTTTAGCAGGTATAGACATTACGGATAAAGGCCATATTGAGTACACGCCACGTAACGCGTTAATCATCTATTTACAGCAATCCCCGGATTTTCAGCCGGGCGCGTCTGTGTATGAAGAATTATATCAAGCGGTTAGTAAAAATTACGGCAGCAATGAATCAGTTGACACCATTGTAAAGAAATCGCTCAATCAAATGGAAATCTCCGAATCTTTCTGGGAGAAGCAAGCAACGAGTTTAAGCGGCGGAGAAAAAACAAAACTTATGCTCTGTAAAGTTCTTACCAGAGATTTTGACTTATTAATTCTCGATGAGCCTACCAACCATTTGGATCCGGATAGTGCCGCGTCACTGGAAAAGACGATTAAACGAATTAAACAATCCGTTTTAATCATATCGCATAACAGATACCTGTTGGATCAGGTAGCGGATCGCATATGGGAATTAACTGCCGTGGGTTTAAAATCCTATAAAGGCAATTATTCTGCCTATAAAGTACAAAAGGAAAATGAAGATAAACATTTTGCCAAGGAATATGAAAAGCAGCAATTGCGGATTGAACAATTAAATCAGGTTATTCGCAAGAGAAGAAACTGGCTGGCAAGCGCCCAGAAAAGTTCCGATTATAAAAATGCTGCCAGAACGCAAGCCAGTGCCTTAAAGGCCAAAGAGAAAGAACTTGCGCGTTTATTAAATAATAAAATAGAAAAACCGTTACAAATTCCACTGCCGGCTTTTGACTTTATTAACAAATCTCATGGTCAGAGTAATAAGCTGTCCCCTGTTATCATACGGGGAAACCAGATATCCAAGGCCTATGGAGATCAGGTCGTGTTAGAGGACCTGTCTTTTGCGATCGGCAGGGGAGATAAAATAGCCCTATTAGGTGATAACGGAGCAGGCAAAACAACGCTCTTGAAAATAATTTGCGGTATTGACCAATGTTTTCAAGGTGAATTATCCTTAGATCCGGCACTTAAAATTGGATACTTTTCACAAGGATTTGAGGAACTTAACGCTGATGAAACTATTCTTGATAATGTTGGGACAGCAAATAAATCAATAGAAGATACAAGGACCCTTCTTGCCTGTCTTCTCTTCAGGAAAAATGATGTTTTTAAGAAGATAAAGCAGTTGAGTATGGGAGAAAAATCTCGGGTAGCATTTGCCAGGTTAATCTTATCAGGTGCCAATTTCCTTGTTTTAGATGAACCTACAAATTATTTAGATATATATGCCAAGGAAAAAATTGAAGCAGTTTTGGAGCTATATGCAGGCGGAATCCTGTTTGTTTCCCATGATATTTATTTTGTACAAAGGATTGCGGCCAAAATTATGCTGATTGAGCACGGTTCGCTTAAGCTTTACAACGGGAATTATGATTATTACCTGAGCAAGAGAAAAAATGAATATAGCGGAAATACCCGAGAGATAGATTTAAAAAACATTCGCACCCGTATTCTTAAGCTTGAATGTGACCTGGCCTTTATTGGCGGAGAACTCAATGGTAAATTAAGTGATAGCGATAAAAAAATGCTTAATGAAGATTATTTAAGAAAAGCACACGAGTTGAATGAGTTACGGCAACTTTTGTAA
- a CDS encoding DUF2399 domain-containing protein has translation MHDGYLNIFLNNGEIVVSDIADDRGIHERVIHQQQKIVQYKTKTLIYSLEENDIPPEMQNKTPWIKKKTASQLKNWSGSESSGLAFFHQTNKWVTLGILIQVNEFTDRGINLKNTYYVPGFNLLNYWKTQARENEEQNKKFIKAFTEILNNLTNPYGHVGFEILRQWLLKQVNEREIAIKRIDFFLSVLITASKAPFFDWKEIGTNSYFKEKVHAASKMFDGNMVALLEELEEIIGDPVSSIHLTTRPGNRDIILAVQCRLAFTFGMYNYEKAPVLSKVTDEEVHDLQSIDAKNIRTIFAAENRAVVRKLIKHIPYEQRAHIGIVGFDGQVRSAVYDLLRHFKNAGVGQIIIWSDYDRAAIAMVEKLYALGFEQFKFVAKKQGTLFLVSYAEGLKQLKELTGTNHLTEQEDFLWDFDLLEAIVLEGNAND, from the coding sequence ATGCATGACGGCTATTTAAATATATTTTTGAACAATGGTGAAATCGTCGTTTCCGATATTGCAGACGATAGAGGAATTCATGAGAGAGTGATACACCAGCAGCAAAAAATTGTTCAGTACAAAACAAAAACACTGATTTATTCTCTTGAAGAAAACGATATACCACCAGAAATGCAAAATAAAACTCCATGGATTAAAAAGAAGACTGCTTCGCAACTTAAAAACTGGTCAGGTTCCGAGTCAAGCGGCTTGGCATTTTTTCATCAGACTAATAAGTGGGTAACCCTGGGTATTCTTATCCAGGTTAATGAATTTACTGACCGGGGAATTAACCTTAAAAATACATATTATGTTCCGGGTTTCAATTTGCTGAATTACTGGAAAACTCAAGCGCGGGAAAATGAAGAGCAAAATAAGAAATTTATAAAAGCGTTTACCGAAATTCTGAACAACCTGACCAACCCTTATGGGCATGTGGGTTTTGAAATATTGAGGCAATGGCTTTTGAAGCAAGTCAACGAACGAGAAATTGCAATTAAACGTATAGATTTTTTCCTTTCTGTTCTCATAACCGCTTCTAAAGCACCTTTTTTTGATTGGAAAGAGATCGGGACAAACTCTTATTTTAAAGAAAAAGTTCATGCCGCGTCAAAAATGTTTGATGGAAACATGGTTGCATTGTTGGAAGAACTGGAAGAAATTATAGGCGACCCCGTCAGCAGTATCCACCTGACAACACGGCCGGGAAACAGGGATATCATACTGGCTGTCCAGTGCCGGTTGGCTTTTACATTTGGTATGTATAACTATGAAAAAGCTCCTGTTTTATCTAAAGTGACTGACGAAGAAGTGCATGATCTGCAATCAATAGACGCCAAGAATATCAGAACTATTTTTGCTGCTGAGAACAGAGCGGTCGTTCGAAAGCTGATTAAACATATACCCTATGAACAGAGGGCTCATATTGGCATCGTTGGGTTTGACGGGCAAGTACGCTCTGCTGTTTATGATTTGCTGCGTCATTTCAAAAATGCGGGTGTCGGTCAAATTATTATTTGGAGCGACTATGACAGGGCTGCAATCGCTATGGTTGAAAAACTTTATGCTTTGGGATTTGAACAGTTTAAGTTCGTTGCCAAAAAACAAGGAACGCTCTTCCTGGTTTCCTATGCGGAAGGCTTAAAGCAATTAAAAGAATTGACCGGTACAAACCACTTAACGGAGCAAGAAGATTTTTTATGGGATTTTGATTTGTTAGAGGCAATTGTTTTGGAGGGAAACGCCAATGATTGA
- a CDS encoding pentapeptide repeat-containing protein, with product MNIKRPQISKELIQIDDFSSYTQDFLLEELPISGIKICEEQIEGSGFFKIEIRKSIFENCTFHNCNFEKASFVDVVFQSCDLSNSKFAGVYFERCRFVSCKCIGVDMSDTVVKQTTFEQSNFRFSYFDKTKITDVLFDHIDFTESSMVEAKLKRFVAEDSIFVKNNFCKTMLAKVDFTSNELVAPMVSTPPIELKGAIINMFQAANLISLWGVVVK from the coding sequence ATGAATATAAAACGTCCACAAATATCAAAAGAACTCATTCAGATTGATGATTTTTCTTCCTATACTCAGGACTTTTTATTGGAAGAGTTGCCAATATCGGGTATTAAAATTTGTGAAGAACAAATTGAAGGGTCAGGATTTTTTAAAATAGAAATCCGCAAGAGCATTTTTGAGAATTGCACTTTTCATAATTGCAACTTTGAAAAAGCAAGTTTTGTTGATGTTGTATTTCAATCTTGCGATTTGTCAAACAGTAAATTTGCAGGAGTCTATTTTGAACGATGCCGGTTTGTATCCTGTAAATGTATTGGCGTGGATATGAGCGATACGGTTGTTAAGCAAACAACCTTTGAGCAATCAAATTTTCGGTTTTCATATTTCGATAAAACGAAAATAACTGATGTCTTATTTGATCACATTGATTTTACTGAATCGTCTATGGTTGAAGCAAAGCTAAAACGATTTGTTGCAGAGGATTCAATATTTGTGAAGAATAACTTTTGCAAAACGATGTTGGCAAAAGTAGATTTTACCAGTAATGAGCTTGTTGCACCGATGGTATCCACTCCTCCCATTGAGCTAAAAGGAGCTATTATCAATATGTTTCAGGCAGCAAATTTGATTAGCCTTTGGGGTGTCGTTGTTAAGTAG
- a CDS encoding lipid II flippase Amj family protein, producing MERTLLELLLLTFIIHLIDTLAYSVRLNSVKSGRVALSFSLFNVFVLISRTANTFQAPLIGGIIGTSILHGLDPLADMRKVIFASTIGTLVGILFIPTFLRVFEVAVRRLEVNGSVPSLVVEALQVNNIRQIVRRAARPTKKMLERLRYREIPKRLLILNALVTGIYTIGVLAANYSALLVAEQHRLAAAGSSGMINGIAAILLTLFIDPKSAIITDQALREKRPYEDVKALVVLLITTKIIGTLLGQVIFLPAAKIIASFYN from the coding sequence ATGGAAAGAACGCTGCTGGAACTATTACTTTTGACATTTATCATTCATTTGATAGATACTCTGGCTTATTCGGTTAGATTGAACTCAGTTAAAAGCGGGCGAGTAGCCTTGTCGTTTTCTCTTTTTAACGTGTTCGTTCTAATTTCCCGAACCGCCAATACATTTCAGGCCCCGCTCATCGGGGGTATTATTGGAACAAGTATTTTACATGGCCTGGATCCCCTTGCCGATATGCGCAAAGTAATCTTTGCTTCAACAATAGGTACATTAGTCGGGATATTATTTATCCCAACCTTTCTTAGGGTATTTGAAGTGGCTGTTAGACGATTAGAGGTAAATGGTTCTGTTCCATCCCTGGTCGTGGAAGCATTGCAGGTAAACAATATCAGGCAAATTGTAAGGCGTGCTGCCAGACCTACAAAGAAAATGCTGGAAAGGCTGAGATATCGGGAAATCCCCAAAAGATTACTTATTTTAAACGCCCTGGTTACAGGAATTTATACTATAGGTGTACTTGCTGCCAATTATTCAGCGTTATTGGTCGCCGAGCAGCATCGTTTAGCGGCTGCGGGATCATCGGGCATGATTAACGGAATTGCCGCGATCTTGCTGACCTTATTCATTGACCCAAAGTCTGCAATTATTACGGATCAGGCGCTAAGGGAAAAAAGACCGTACGAGGATGTAAAAGCCCTGGTAGTCTTACTCATCACAACTAAAATTATAGGAACATTATTGGGACAGGTGATTTTTTTGCCGGCTGCGAAAATCATAGCAAGTTTTTATAACTAA